The sequence below is a genomic window from Deltaproteobacteria bacterium GWC2_55_46.
TGAAATAGCTCTTGCCGCTTCCCCTCGGCCCTTTTATAAGTATATGGTCCCTTGGACCTGCTATCTTCAGCAATTTCTTAAAGCGGTCTGTTTCGCGCTTTAGCCCTGGAAGCGGAAAAAAAGTCTGGGAGGTGTCTCTCGTCTGCATCGTCTCAAGCTCCTTTTGTTTGAAAACCCAGCCAAGGCGCCAAGGTCGCGGTTTTTCTGTTTGTCAACCTATGCCGGGAAACTGTCTATCCCTCAAGCGGCCTTCAGCTGTTTGGCCTTTATTTTCTTCCGCTTTACCTCCCAAAGGTCAAACTGCATCTGCTGTGTGAGCCAGCTTTCCGATGCGGTGCCGAAGGTTATGGATAGTCTCACGGCCATTTCAGGGCTTATACCGGCGCGCCCGTTCACTATCTCGGAAAGGGTCTTACGGCTTACGCACAGGGCCTTCGCCGTCCCGGTTATGGAAAGCCCCAGGGGGTCAATGCAGAGCTTCTTTACAACCTCTCCGGGGTGAGGGAGATTGTGCATCATGGTCTTGTCTCCTTTCTAATGGTAGTCCAGATAATCTACTTCTAAGGCGTCCTTGCCTTCAAACCTGCATATAACTCTCCATTACCGTCCAGGTATGGGCCTCAATCTCTTTTATCTCCTTCTTCGTGAGCCTTTTTTCGTGGCCTATCTCTCCATCCTTATGACTTTAGCCCTCTCCGGCTTATCGAGCCCCACTATCGACCTGAGCCGTCGCTCCCATGCTTCAAGGGCCGACCGCTTTTCCTTGTCATAGCCATGCTGATTGTAGACTGCCGCCATCCCCTGTAAACTGTGCCCGATTACCTTCTCGGCCACTATGTCATCAATACCAAGCTCGGCAAGCCGTGTTCTCAAAGTTCTCCGGAGGTCGTGCGGGGTGAAGGCTTCTTTCAAGCCCATAGTTTCCAAATGCCGGACAACGGCGCGGGATAGGGCCGCCCTGGAGACTGGCGATTTCTCTTTGTATGAGCTTCTGAAAACATAAGGGCAGTCGCTTGACAAAACTCTGGCAGCCTCTATCGTCTCAAGGGCCATGGGGCAGAGCGGGACTTTGTGGGACTTGGGTTCTTTCTTCTTCCCTGTCTTCAACCGATCCGGTGGTATCGTCCAAACATCGCCCTCTATCTCATCCCATGCCATACCCGCAACCTCTCCCGGCCTCTGTCCGGTGAGTAAAATCATCCTCAAGGCCAATTTCGTTACTCGATATATATCTACCTTCTTATTGTTTACGTCCAGAACAGCCCATACCAGTTTGATTTCATCATCCGTTAGTACCCGGCTTCTGGATTCCTCTGAGGGCTTCCGTATGCCATTACAGGGACTATGCTCGATAACGCCGCGCTCGGCAGCGAAATTAAATAATCTACTGAGTACGCCGTGGACGTGGTTCCTGGTAGACATGGACCGCTGTTTAATTTCGTCCAAGAGGATGACGATATGACGGCGCTTAATATCCTTCACCTTGAGCCGCCCCCATACAGGGATAACGTCTTTCAGTATGAGCCGCCGCCTATCCGCGCCGGATTTCTGTTTGCTCAATTCCTCATTCCAAAATTCATCAAGCATTTCCTCGAAGGTAGGAGCGGCCTGTCTTGCGGCCTTTTCTATCTTCAGTTCCGAAGCGGGGTCAATTCCTTTTTTGACTTTCACCCTGGCTTCGCTTGCTTTTGACTGAGCTTCCGTAAGGCTCATTAAGGGATACTCTCCCAGGACCATCATGGGGCGCTTGCCGCCGAAGCTATACAAAAATACCCATGTCTTTTTCCGCTCTCCTATTCGTACACCCAGGCCGCCCCTATCCCATTCTATCCGGCGTTCCCCGTCTACGGCTTTGAGGCGTTTTAGCTTCAGGTCGGTGAGCATTTTATCCCCCCTTTTTGAGCGTTACTCCGACCACTTGCATTTCTCAAGGTAGGTAGTGGTCGGAAACTGGTCTACAACTGGTATACACTTTAACACGAATAACAGCGTGTCCGGCTGAATAGCTCTGAATAGAATAATAGGCTTAACTAGGTGTTATGTCAAGGGTTTTATGGGGTGTGGTGAGGGAAGTTGAAAAGGCGTGAAAGTGCTAAACATTATTATGGGGTGCTAGTGGTCGGAGGTTCGAATCCTCTCGCCCCGACCAGTTAAATCAAGGGGTTACGGAGTTTCCGTAACCCCTTTTTTCTTGGAAAAGACAGCTGTTATCCACGTTACATAACCGGACTGGCTGGAGTGAGTGATTAGGCTCCAGCCACATGAATTCAGACCCTCCTGAGAAATAGCATGAAATTTCATAAGAATAGATGTATTGTAATATGTCTTTTTTTAACTGTAAGTTGTCTTTTAATAATGGGCAATACTGTTTTTGCGCAAGATGATAATGTTTTCATGAGCAGGGATTTGAACGGAGTCGAGAAGACAGAGAGTTTTTTTTTGCAGGGAAAAGGTTTATATACATGCTGATTTCAAAAATCTGAAAGAGCGGGAATATACGGTGTCCGTAGTCTGGATAAATACTATAGGTCAGCAGCAGGATTCTGCGACTCATGCATTCAAAGGTGAAAAGCACACTCGTGTCTGGTTCTGGCTTGAGCTTACTCCAGGCTTCGGTGGGAAATTGATGAAAGGCATGGACCCTTCCTTTGGGATGAAAGGCTTTGAAGGCATATGGAAGGTATGATATATCTTGATGAAAAAACAGTTGAAGAAAAATATTTTTTTGTAAGTTGTTGACGCCAACAGTAAAAGACAATTCTTAGTTTGTGAGATTGTTATAGACGCGATGAGATGGTAGGTGCTCCGTGGATATTTCGGTTCAAGCAAAAAAGAATATTTCTTGCAGTTTTTTGCACTTGGTAAAATTCATAGGGCTGATTGCGGTAGTTGTCCTATTTACCGGATGCTCTTCCGCCTTGCTGGCTCATGACGCAGACAAGCTGGCATCCTCAGGCGAGTGGGACGAGGCCGCCCTCATGTATCGCGGTCTGTACCAGAAAGACCCGTCCAATCTCGCCTATAAGATCAAGTACAACAGGGCAAAGTTCGAGGCTGCGCAGATACATCATAAAAGGGGTGAGGAGCACCTTGAGAAGGGCAATCATGATGCCGCTTTACTTGAGTTCCAGGCCGCGCTTCTCCTGGAGCCGTTGCTTGATAAGGCCCGCGCGTCGATGAACAAGGCCAAGCGCCTCATGGACTCCCTCTATTATAACGGCAAGGGGATCGAGGCGCTCACCAATGGCAAAGAACGCGAGGCAAAGGCAGCGTTCAGGAAGTCCCTTTCTCTAAACCCTGAAAACCAGGCAGCCTTAATAGAAATTGAAAAGCTAAACAGCCAGCAGAAGCTCGTAATGGACGGTTTTGACCTGGACTTGAAGTCAACCGCGCCTATTACGCTTGAGTTCAGGGACGCCGGGGTAAAGAAGGCTTTTGAAGTGATATCGAAGCTCTCCGGCATGAATTTCATGTTCGACCCGGATGTGAGGGATGACCGGATTACGGTCTTTTTAAAAGACGCCACATTCCAGCAGGCGCTCGATCTCCTCCTTGTTACAGGCAAGTTCGGTAAAAAGGTCGCAAACGAGAATACCATTATAATCTACCCCGCGACCCCTCAGAAGATTGCTCAATATGAGGAGTTGATGATCAAGGTATTCTACCTCTCAAACAGCGACGCAAAGAAGACCGTGAACCTATTGAGGACAATGATCAGGGCCAGGGATATGGTCGTCCATGAAGAGCTCAACGCCATAATGGTAAGGGCAAGGCCTGATGTAATAGAGCTGGCCCAGAAGGTGCTAAATTCAATCGACTTGGCCGATTCAGAGGTCATGCTGGAAGTGAGTATAATCGAGATAAACAGGACAAAGGCGTCCAAGCTCGGCATAGACCTCTCGCCTGATACAATAACCGCCAGCGTCCCGACTACAGGCGGCACGATCAGCCTCGGAGACCTCCGCACCCTTTCCAGCGGGGAACTGCTTATAAGCCTGCCGAGCGCAATTCTGAACATAAAAAAAGAGGACCTTGATGCAAACTTGTTAGCCAACCCCCGTATTAGGGTCAAGAACAACGGCAAGGCAAAGATACACATAGGCGACCGTGTGCCTATCATAACCACCACAGTGAACCAGGGCGTTTCAACCGAGAACATCCAATATCAGGATGTAGGTCTCAAGCTTTCCGTAGAGCCTACGGTAAGGCAGAACGATGAGATAGACATAAAGCTCGCCCTTGAGGTAAGCGCGCTCGGCACAAAGACGATTACTTCAACCGGCAGCGTTGCATACCAGATAGGAACGAGGAATACCGAGACTGTCTTGCGCCTCAAGGACGGCGAGACGCAGGTCTTCGGCGGGCTTATAAGTGACGAAGAGAGAAAGACCACAGCAAGGATACCGATCATTGGAGAAGTGCCTTTACTTGGACGTTTTTTCTCCAACGTGGACGATAGCGCTATCAAGACCGAGGTGCTGCTTTCCATTACGCCGCATGTCATAAGGCAGATGGAGATCCCTGAAGAAGCGGTAAAGGGCTTCATGTCCGGAAGGGACGAGTTCCCGTCCGCAAGGCCTGTCCTTGAGGGTTATTCAGGCGAACAGACCGCGCTGCCAGGCCAGCCATATCAGCCAAGCCCGATGCAGATGCCTGAACAGTTTGCCCCGCCTCAGCCTCTTATGCCTCCTCCTCAACCATAAGGCCGTTTTATGGCACGGAATGGGTTCACCTATATCGAGCTTGTAATAACGGTCGCCATAATAGCCATTCTCGCGGCAGTCATAATGCCTTTATCTCAGATCTCTTCAAAACGGGTAAAAGAGGCTGAATTAAGGCAGAGCCTCCGCATGATAAGGACAGCAATAGACGATTACAAGCGGGCCTGGGACGAAGGGAAGATTAAGAAGAGCGTTGGCGAGTCTGGTTATCCGCCGGACTTGAATATACTTGTCGAAGGGATCGATGATGCCTCTTCAGCGCAATCGGGGCGGAAGATATTTCTACTCAGGCGTATTCCACGCGACCCTATTAGCAAGGTCAAGGACACCGCGCCTGAGGAGACGTGGGGCTTGAGAAGCTACCAGAGCCCGCCTGATGACCCGCAGGAAGGCGACGATGTATTTGATATATATTCAAAGAGCGAGGAGCAGGCGCTTGACGGCACATATTACAAAGACTGGTAAAGGCGGCTTCACTCTCATAGAAATGCTGATAGTGATGACGCTTATTGGCATACTTGCTGGAATTGCCGTGCCGCTCTATCAGAACTCAGTGACAAAATCCAGAGAGGCGGTGCTGAAGGAAGATATATACCAGCTCAGGGAGGCCATAGACAAGCACTACGCGGATAATGGAGCTTACCCTGAAAGCCTCCGCGAACTCTCGAATAAAAAATATATCCGCTCAGTGCCAGTTGACCCGTTTACCAATTCGGACGAGACCTGGATAGAGATACCTGTTGAAGGAGACCCCGGAGTATACGACGTAAAAAGCGGAAGCCGCCTTGTTGGCACCAATGGAGTCGCCTACAGTGAATGGTAAGGAGGGTTTCACATACCTTTCTGTTCTGTTCATGATAACAGTCATGGGCTTGGCTGCTGGCGCTGCCGGAAAGTATTGGAGCGTTGAGGCGCAGCGGGATAAGGAAGATGAGCTAATCTTCAGGGGCCGGGAGATAAGGGCGGCGATAGGGAGGTATTACTTCGAGAGCCCGGGAGCGAATTCATACCCCAGGAGTCTTGAGGACCTTGTTAAGGACCCGAGATACCCGGTGGCAAAGCGTTATTTGAGGAGGGTTTATCCCGACCCTATGACAGGCGAAGCGAGCTGGGAGATCATAAAGGCGCCTGACGGGGGTATTATGGGTTTAAGGAGCGCAAGCGAAGCTGAACCCATAAAGAAAAAAGGGTTTCCGTTCGAGCTCAAAGGCTTCGAGGATAGACACTCTTATGGTGAATGGCTTTTCGTCTTTGTGCCGCAGGAAGTCATAAAGAAGAACTGAGTTTCGGAGAATATCAAGGGAAATGGCCAGATATAAGGTAAGGACAGGAACTCTGGACGGGAAAGTCTTTCTTAAGGAGGTCGAGGCCTCGACCCTTGAGGAGGCCAGGAGCAGGATCGAGGAAGAGGGGCTCGTCCCTTTAGATGTGCGTTCAGGAGGTCTTTCCTGGCTTAGCATAAGAAGACGGATTTCCAATAGCGAGTTCCTTGTATTCAACCATGGCTTTCTCACCCTCCTCAAGGCAGGGCTTCAGCTTGTTGAGGTCCTGGAGACATTGATGAAGAGTGCCGGCAACCAGGTTCTTTCAGCAGTCCTTGAAAGGGTCCTCAAGGACCTCAGGTCAGGAAAACCGCTTTCAGAAGCGCTAAGAGCGCATCCGGTTGTCTTTACGTCTCTTTATGTTTCGACCATAGCCGCGGGGGAAAGGACAGGGGACCTGGTACCCTCAGTAAAGGGGTTTATAGAGTTCCAGAAGAGGATGGAGGCTGTCAAGAAGAAGGTCATATCCGCAGCTTCGTATCCGCTGATACTCGCCGGGGCGAGTTTTCTGGTAGTAGCGTTCCTCATAACTTATGTGGTGCCATCGTTCGCGGGCGCATACATGAACTCAAGCGCTGAGCTCCCTCTTGGCACGCGAGCCCTTATGGCCCTATCCAATTTCATGAAGGGTAATATTTTATTTTTTCCGCCGGCCATGGTCATCCTGTTTTTTTTGTTTTTCTATTATTTCAGAACCAGTTCAGGCAGGGCCCTTTTAGACAGGCTCAAATTACGAGCCCCGGGAATAGGGGATATTTACAAGGGGTATTCTGTCTCCAAGTTCACCCGTACCCTTGGGATGCTCTTAAGGTCGGGGATAACGCTCCCGGAGGCAATGGCTATGTCAAAGGGCGTACTCGACAACTCCGTTCTTGAAAAAAAGCTAGAATCCGCTGTCAGGAAGGTCAAGGAGGGCGGCTCGGCTTCTGAGGCGATGGCAGGGACGGGATTCATGCCTGAGATAACTCTACGGATGTTCACGGCCGGCGAGAGGTCCGCAAGCCTCCAGGCCATGTGCGAGGAGATAGCGGAGTTCCACGACCAGGAGGTCGAGCACAGGGTTGAGGTATTTACCAAGCTCATCGAGCCTGCCCTTATGATCATCATGGGTCTTATAATAGGCGCGATAGTCGTCCTCATGTACATGCCCATATTCCAGCTTGGAGCGAGGATCTGATATTGAAGAGGATAGGGGAGATACTCGTACTTAAGTGTAGCATCTCTGACCAGGACATAGAGAGAGCGCTTCAGTACTCAAAAGAGCATGGTGTGCGCTTCGGAGACGCCTGTCGCAAGCTCGGGTTGATAGGCGAAAACGAGCTGGTTGCTGCCCTGGCCGAGCAATACGGGCTTGAGTTCATGGACATCGACGGCGCTGAAATCGACAATGACGTTCTGGAGAAGATACCGTCCGATATGCTCCATAAGGCAAGACTCATCCCGGTAAGGAAGGGAGACGCTTCGGTTCTGGCCGTGTCAGATCCTACCGACCTTGTGACACTGGACAGGATAGAGCGGAGGATCAGGGAAGGGGGCGGCAAGCCCGGGATCATAGTGATTGCCGCCCCAAGCCGAGTCGACAAGCTCATCAAGGGCCTGGGTTCGAAAAAGATGCTAAGCGAGGCGGTGGGCACCACAGGTCAGAATCTCAAGGATACTGACTTGAATGAAGATGAGGTTCTGAGTCTTGAGAGGGTATCTGATGCGAGCCCAGCCGTAAAGCTCGTTGACACAGTCCTGTATGACGCCATACAGAAGAGGGCCAGTGACATACATCTTGAGACCGGCCAGGAGGGGTTGGTTGTTAAGTACAGGATAGACGGCGTACTCCACAGGGTCATGGACCCGATTGAAAAGTCTCTTAGCCCGAGCGTCATCTCGAGGCTCAAAATAATGGCCTCTCTCGATATCTCCGAGAGGAGGATACCCCAGGACGGCAAGTTCAAGGTGAGGCTTCGGGGAAAGGCCATTGACTTCAGGCTGTCCATAATGCCGAGCGTATATGGAGAGGACGCGGTAATAAGGATACTCGATAAGGAGCATATAGGAGATGAGTTCGATGATCTTAAGCTAGACAGCCTGGGCTTCAACGAAATAGAGCTTGCCAGGATGAGGAAGATGATACGGGAGCCCTATGGCATGGTGCTCGTCACGGGCCCTACCGGAAGCGGCAAGACTACTACCCTTTACGCGGCACTCTCGGAGATAAACACGGGAGAGGACAAGATTATAACCATAGAGGACCCGGTCGAGTATGAGCTCCGCGGTGTAGTGCAGATACAGGTAAACGAGAA
It includes:
- a CDS encoding addiction module antidote protein, HigA family translates to MMHNLPHPGEVVKKLCIDPLGLSITGTAKALCVSRKTLSEIVNGRAGISPEMAVRLSITFGTASESWLTQQMQFDLWEVKRKKIKAKQLKAA
- a CDS encoding general secretion pathway protein GspG, with the protein product MARNGFTYIELVITVAIIAILAAVIMPLSQISSKRVKEAELRQSLRMIRTAIDDYKRAWDEGKIKKSVGESGYPPDLNILVEGIDDASSAQSGRKIFLLRRIPRDPISKVKDTAPEETWGLRSYQSPPDDPQEGDDVFDIYSKSEEQALDGTYYKDW
- a CDS encoding general secretion pathway protein GspG, which gives rise to MYLIYIQRARSRRLTAHITKTGKGGFTLIEMLIVMTLIGILAGIAVPLYQNSVTKSREAVLKEDIYQLREAIDKHYADNGAYPESLRELSNKKYIRSVPVDPFTNSDETWIEIPVEGDPGVYDVKSGSRLVGTNGVAYSEW
- a CDS encoding pilus assembly protein PilB, whose product is MILKRIGEILVLKCSISDQDIERALQYSKEHGVRFGDACRKLGLIGENELVAALAEQYGLEFMDIDGAEIDNDVLEKIPSDMLHKARLIPVRKGDASVLAVSDPTDLVTLDRIERRIREGGGKPGIIVIAAPSRVDKLIKGLGSKKMLSEAVGTTGQNLKDTDLNEDEVLSLERVSDASPAVKLVDTVLYDAIQKRASDIHLETGQEGLVVKYRIDGVLHRVMDPIEKSLSPSVISRLKIMASLDISERRIPQDGKFKVRLRGKAIDFRLSIMPSVYGEDAVIRILDKEHIGDEFDDLKLDSLGFNEIELARMRKMIREPYGMVLVTGPTGSGKTTTLYAALSEINTGEDKIITIEDPVEYELRGVVQIQVNEKKGLTFARGLRSILRHDPDKVLVGEIRDPETAQIAIQAALTGHLVFTTVHANNVFDVIGRFIHMGIEPYNFVSALNCILAQRLIRMICPNCRKKAEAGPSVLAESGMAPAKYGEYTLYEGTGCPECHNTGYKGRKAIVEVLDLTDEIRDMIAGKEPVSQIRKKAVEGGMKTLRQSAIEKVLSGETTLREINRVTFVE